From Chitinophagales bacterium, the proteins below share one genomic window:
- a CDS encoding T9SS type A sorting domain-containing protein, which yields MKANHYNLFIALFLLIMTAGSTTALAQYCTSNLYFYGCTYGDYIDNVSVGTISQVSTGCTSGNAGYSDYTSMSTNLEQGSTYTLTVSVGTYGQYVSMWIDLDDDEVFEPTEKLVSYLYCGTPFTNYSANFIVPFYSLPGDHRMRVRSVAYSYPPLDPCIQYYYGEVHDYTAHITPPVNMTYLSGSVIQTNTTTTSTGSSDVEIIGVQVVTNGSLSPLSVSSLTLNASGSTNFGSDVSNVKIYYTGNSSAFATNNLFGSSTTLAVPITGNQVLAQGTNYFWVAYDVSGTATIGNYLDAACTQVNIAGLGNQVPTITDPYGNRQINYCLPNNTNGCYFAYIDDVELNTLSNASSYCNGSTDGYIYYAPNGSFTTSLEVGSTYPLTLSGPPYEPVGFGVWIDLNNDADFSDAGEFVFSTPTYGSGVVYGSITIPLGTSLGEHRMRIRAKDYGTVASSESCSTFYYGEAEDYAITLTNATPMTFVSATATQNNTSAVEPGDQGVEILGVQVVTQGSLTPFNLNSLSVNANGSTNFAGDVSNVKVYYTGPNAAFSTTGLYGTAATLPAVISGSQQLNSGTNYFWVTYDLNSSAQIGNYLDAECTQIVLSGAAGTKIPDVTAPAGNRMINYCTPSTYYGCGYAYINDVIFNTLSNTNTGCNGNPDAYIYYSPSGSLTTSVEIGSSVNISLSGNVSDYVGFGVWIDFNNDGDFSDANEFVFGSPTYGIGTQTGVISIPNNSAYIGEHRMRVRSQAFGTFSPSQACTLLFNNGESEDYTISIAPQGPMTFVSATATQENTSNVSLGQNDVEILGVQVAVSGSLSPFALTSLTLNANGSSDFAGDVTNVKVYYSGTSPAFSTATLFGSSSNLGNPVTGNQLLSAGTNYFWVAYDVSATGSMGDFLDGECTQIVLSGAGGTHVPLVTAPDGYRAIDYCTPSSIYGCYYGYIDGVTLNTLVNTATGCNGNTGSYIQFPASGNTTTSLALGESYDIQLDGGPFYEGVGFGVWLDFNNDGDFEDNGEFVYSSPYVNYGSQYGTITIASDPAFVGDRRMRVRSKDYSLVNINESCGDIYYGETEDYTVTLTPAVTTMSYVSSTATQNNISTVLPGAADAEIIGVQIVTSGALSPFSATSFTVNSTGTSNFAADVSNVKIYYTGNSPVFAPLNLFGSATTLAAPISGSQVLSAGTNYFWVAYDISSNANLGNFVDAQCTQIVMTGAGGTQIPYLSAPGGSREINLCVPVYGTPCSSGDYIDNFTLNTLSNLYSGCNGNTNNYIYYDQGSYTTNLQGGSTYALSVQAGPIYSQGFGIWIDYNNNADFGDPGEFVYASPSAGTQLFNGSITVPVDPDFYGDRRLRVRCVYANTLSASDYCSSNFYYGEVEDYMITIDPPPTCSGTPVAGIATAVPAVLCGSGGSSLLSVSNFSAAANIAFQWQQSPNGSSWSGIPGATNSTYNATVASSTYYRATVTCTNSGQSANSDAVQVKVGGSEQITASSGGSVCGEGNVTLSASGNADYVLWYANETGGSPLYYSASPSSYTAYATTPVNYYAAAATGTVNVGGVGPADYNFGSINQYYTYAFEYFSVYKNCNLDGVYVYPAAPGNVVIQWTDQNYNIIQSVTYQVTEDQVNQKTFIPLDFALYPGTNFHLGWSFGSVNLYSNDYGAVYPYELEDVVSITGSAYGGTYYFYFYDWQINYSTLCESARTPVLANVTPSPEITVTPNPGTAAICSGSGTSVALVAAGPYTSYTWSPADGLSSTSGSSITANPVVSTSYIVTATNTTCTNSDTITVSVVDPPQITVTASPDAVCSGGVANLLAESPAAQYSVSQIPFAPLSTTAGINVSLTDESVSEALPVGFSFKFYGIDYSQFYISANGFITFDPFTGAGCCSGQYLPNYNFLKNLIAFAWEDLNPGLGGSVTYYTTGTAPARKLVVTFDNIQHYLGGDPVTVQVILYETSNKIEIHTTAMPGNPSTSWLPHTEGIENADGTVALTVPGRNADATWAATNDAWKFSLPEYNYSWTPAGSLDNAAIMNPAASPSSTTTYTVTVTDPASLCATTGTATVNVLTTPVAGTIASSQEQFCESGQALLTLNDYSPGATLHWQQSLNSGGPYTNIPGATSDQYSTPLLNTTTYYVVKVSCQNAITSPEEPIVINYPPDGPVGIEGGHCGPGSVLLGATGTGNGSLNWYYAQTGNSYLGSGSPFNTPVINTTTTFWVEEGLPAPAPLATAYTGFYSQTGSMFDITAVNEVFITGFDVHLQYGTGDFEIYYKQGSYAGFEQNPAAWTLAGIATGVPAAGYGQPTAIPADFSIHMDAGATYAFYIASTNYSYIYYDIGTSVGNVYASDANIQVKEGAADYYPFGYPSAPYKWNGTVHYLAPGCASERVPVLATIYSPQVLATASDNDICEGDMIELNAESATTGSFNYEWSPAIAGMDPQNGMAQSVTVVPPASMTFTVTVTDPTADCDTVVSVNVVVHPTPGVLIGNLATQYYVTDPDVVMEGIPAGGIFSGQGVSGNVFSPSTVGPGTYAVTYTYTDTHGCTGSVTQDVHVVILSGIAGLYDQYELLLYPNPGNGLVTLDLKLAKPADEIVIKVFNMVGQPVYETALGKAADEIKKTFDFSQWAAGSYYMQVIVDGKTSYRKLTIQQ from the coding sequence ATGAAAGCGAATCACTACAACCTCTTCATCGCACTTTTTCTGCTTATCATGACTGCAGGAAGTACAACAGCACTCGCACAATACTGTACATCCAACCTTTATTTTTACGGATGTACCTATGGCGATTATATTGACAATGTAAGTGTAGGAACTATCAGCCAGGTTTCTACCGGCTGCACCAGTGGCAATGCAGGCTATAGTGATTATACGTCTATGTCAACCAACCTGGAACAGGGATCAACTTATACCCTGACGGTTTCTGTTGGAACATATGGCCAGTACGTTTCCATGTGGATTGACCTGGATGATGATGAAGTTTTTGAACCCACAGAGAAACTGGTTTCCTACCTCTACTGCGGAACACCGTTCACCAACTACAGTGCAAATTTCATCGTGCCTTTCTATTCATTACCCGGCGACCACCGCATGCGTGTAAGGAGTGTTGCATATTCTTATCCGCCGCTTGATCCTTGTATTCAGTATTACTATGGTGAAGTGCATGATTACACCGCGCATATCACGCCTCCGGTAAATATGACTTACTTATCTGGTTCTGTCATTCAAACCAATACCACAACTACCTCCACCGGCAGCAGCGATGTGGAGATCATCGGTGTGCAGGTAGTAACAAATGGCAGCCTCAGCCCATTGAGTGTATCTTCCCTTACGTTGAATGCTTCCGGTTCAACCAACTTCGGAAGCGATGTGAGCAATGTTAAAATTTATTACACCGGTAACAGTTCGGCATTTGCCACTAATAACTTATTCGGATCTTCCACCACACTGGCAGTACCCATCACCGGAAACCAGGTGTTGGCACAAGGCACCAACTATTTTTGGGTGGCTTATGACGTGTCCGGTACCGCAACAATAGGCAATTACCTGGATGCGGCATGTACGCAGGTGAATATTGCAGGTTTGGGTAACCAGGTACCAACAATAACCGATCCGTATGGAAACCGGCAGATCAATTATTGCCTGCCCAACAACACCAATGGTTGTTATTTTGCTTACATCGATGATGTAGAGCTCAACACCCTGTCTAATGCAAGCAGTTATTGCAATGGCAGTACGGATGGCTATATCTACTATGCTCCCAACGGCAGCTTCACCACTAGCTTAGAGGTCGGGAGCACCTATCCGCTGACACTGAGCGGCCCGCCTTACGAACCGGTTGGATTTGGTGTGTGGATTGATCTGAACAACGATGCAGACTTTTCTGATGCCGGTGAATTTGTATTCTCAACACCAACCTACGGATCAGGTGTTGTATACGGAAGCATCACGATACCACTCGGAACATCATTGGGTGAACACCGCATGCGCATCAGGGCAAAAGATTATGGAACGGTTGCCTCATCGGAATCCTGCAGCACATTTTATTATGGTGAAGCGGAAGATTATGCTATTACACTCACGAATGCTACACCGATGACTTTCGTTTCAGCCACTGCCACTCAAAATAATACCAGCGCAGTTGAGCCCGGCGACCAGGGCGTGGAAATATTGGGTGTGCAGGTAGTCACGCAGGGAAGCCTCACACCATTTAACCTGAATTCTCTCTCCGTAAATGCAAATGGTTCAACCAATTTCGCAGGTGATGTATCCAATGTGAAAGTCTATTATACCGGACCGAATGCCGCCTTTTCCACTACTGGTCTTTATGGTACGGCTGCCACCTTGCCGGCAGTAATCAGCGGAAGCCAGCAACTTAATTCCGGAACAAATTATTTCTGGGTCACTTATGATCTGAACAGCAGCGCACAGATTGGTAATTACCTGGATGCGGAGTGCACACAAATCGTGCTGTCGGGCGCAGCAGGTACCAAAATACCGGACGTAACAGCACCTGCCGGAAACCGCATGATAAATTATTGCACGCCTTCAACGTATTATGGCTGTGGTTATGCTTATATCAACGATGTGATATTTAATACGCTCTCCAATACAAATACAGGATGTAACGGCAATCCTGATGCTTACATCTATTATAGTCCTTCCGGCAGTCTTACCACGAGTGTTGAAATTGGTTCGTCTGTCAACATCAGCCTCTCCGGGAATGTCTCCGACTATGTGGGTTTTGGGGTATGGATAGATTTCAACAATGACGGCGATTTCAGTGATGCTAATGAATTTGTGTTCGGCTCACCTACTTATGGGATCGGCACGCAAACAGGCGTTATTTCCATTCCAAACAACAGCGCTTATATCGGTGAGCACAGAATGAGAGTACGGTCGCAGGCCTTTGGCACGTTCTCACCGTCACAGGCATGTACACTGCTTTTCAATAATGGTGAATCAGAAGATTACACGATTTCCATCGCGCCACAGGGGCCAATGACCTTTGTTTCGGCAACGGCCACACAGGAGAATACCAGTAATGTATCCCTCGGACAGAATGATGTGGAAATCCTGGGTGTGCAGGTTGCTGTTTCAGGAAGCCTCTCACCATTTGCCCTTACTTCTCTCACACTCAATGCCAATGGAAGCTCCGATTTTGCCGGTGATGTTACGAATGTAAAAGTGTACTATTCTGGTACCAGCCCTGCTTTCTCTACTGCTACTTTATTCGGATCTTCTTCCAATCTCGGCAATCCGGTTACCGGTAACCAGCTTTTATCGGCAGGCACCAATTATTTCTGGGTAGCATATGATGTGTCGGCGACCGGTTCAATGGGTGACTTTCTCGATGGAGAATGCACACAGATCGTATTGAGCGGCGCCGGTGGAACGCATGTTCCATTAGTGACAGCTCCAGACGGATACAGGGCTATTGACTACTGCACGCCATCTTCGATTTACGGTTGCTATTATGGTTACATCGACGGTGTAACACTGAATACCCTGGTAAATACGGCTACGGGTTGCAATGGCAATACCGGCAGTTATATTCAGTTTCCTGCCTCCGGCAATACTACCACATCACTTGCCCTGGGCGAATCTTACGACATACAGCTCGATGGTGGTCCCTTTTATGAAGGCGTTGGTTTTGGCGTATGGCTTGATTTTAACAACGATGGCGACTTTGAAGACAATGGTGAATTTGTTTACAGTTCTCCATACGTAAACTATGGATCGCAATACGGCACCATCACGATAGCGAGCGATCCCGCTTTTGTAGGTGACCGCAGGATGCGCGTTCGTTCGAAGGACTATAGCCTCGTAAATATCAATGAGTCATGCGGAGATATTTATTATGGTGAAACGGAGGATTATACGGTTACCCTAACACCCGCCGTCACCACCATGAGTTATGTGTCAAGCACGGCCACACAAAACAATATTTCTACGGTGTTGCCGGGCGCTGCTGATGCAGAAATCATTGGAGTGCAGATTGTGACATCAGGTGCACTGAGTCCGTTCTCCGCCACTTCATTTACAGTAAACTCAACAGGCACTTCCAATTTTGCTGCTGATGTAAGCAATGTGAAAATCTATTACACCGGCAATTCACCGGTGTTTGCTCCGTTAAACCTGTTTGGTTCCGCAACCACACTTGCTGCTCCAATCTCCGGCAGCCAGGTGCTGAGTGCGGGTACAAATTATTTCTGGGTTGCTTATGATATATCGTCCAATGCCAATCTTGGCAATTTTGTAGATGCACAGTGTACACAAATTGTAATGACGGGTGCCGGTGGAACACAAATACCTTACCTCTCTGCCCCTGGCGGAAGTCGTGAAATCAATCTTTGTGTTCCTGTGTATGGTACGCCATGCTCATCGGGTGATTACATCGATAACTTTACCTTAAACACATTGTCTAATCTCTATTCCGGATGCAATGGCAATACGAATAACTATATCTATTACGATCAGGGAAGCTACACTACCAACTTACAGGGAGGTTCTACCTACGCGTTGAGTGTGCAGGCCGGTCCGATTTACAGCCAGGGATTTGGTATTTGGATTGACTATAACAACAATGCAGACTTTGGTGACCCCGGAGAGTTCGTTTATGCGTCACCGTCAGCAGGCACTCAGTTATTTAACGGCAGCATTACGGTGCCGGTGGATCCTGATTTTTATGGTGACCGGCGACTGAGGGTGCGCTGCGTATATGCCAATACGCTTTCAGCAAGTGATTACTGTAGCAGTAATTTTTACTATGGAGAAGTAGAGGATTATATGATTACAATTGATCCTCCGCCAACTTGTTCCGGTACGCCGGTGGCAGGTATTGCAACAGCTGTTCCTGCTGTTCTTTGCGGATCAGGCGGTAGCAGTCTTCTTTCAGTCAGCAACTTCAGTGCCGCTGCCAATATTGCTTTTCAATGGCAGCAGTCGCCGAATGGATCATCCTGGTCAGGAATTCCGGGGGCAACCAATTCAACATACAATGCAACTGTTGCTTCCTCCACTTATTATCGCGCAACTGTTACCTGCACAAATTCAGGACAGTCGGCTAACTCAGATGCAGTACAGGTTAAAGTAGGCGGCAGTGAACAGATTACCGCTTCATCAGGAGGCTCTGTTTGTGGTGAAGGCAATGTAACATTGAGCGCGTCCGGCAATGCCGACTATGTGCTTTGGTATGCCAATGAAACAGGAGGTTCACCTTTGTATTATAGCGCCAGCCCGTCAAGCTACACTGCTTATGCAACAACACCGGTAAATTATTATGCTGCTGCAGCAACAGGTACGGTGAATGTTGGCGGTGTAGGTCCGGCTGATTATAATTTCGGTTCGATCAATCAATACTACACCTATGCATTTGAATATTTCAGCGTTTACAAGAACTGTAACCTCGATGGAGTATATGTTTATCCGGCTGCACCGGGTAACGTGGTGATCCAATGGACTGATCAGAATTATAACATCATTCAAAGTGTTACCTATCAGGTTACCGAAGACCAGGTAAATCAAAAGACATTTATCCCTCTTGATTTTGCGTTATACCCGGGCACTAATTTTCATCTGGGATGGTCGTTTGGCAGTGTGAATCTTTACAGTAACGATTATGGTGCGGTTTACCCATATGAGCTCGAAGACGTGGTTTCCATTACAGGAAGCGCTTATGGTGGCACCTATTATTTCTATTTTTACGATTGGCAAATCAACTATAGCACTCTCTGTGAATCAGCCCGGACACCGGTGCTGGCCAACGTCACACCCTCGCCCGAAATCACCGTAACACCCAATCCTGGTACGGCTGCTATCTGTAGCGGTTCAGGTACCTCCGTTGCACTTGTAGCCGCAGGCCCGTATACTTCCTATACCTGGTCGCCGGCAGACGGATTGAGCAGCACTTCAGGTTCTTCCATAACAGCTAACCCTGTTGTTTCAACCAGTTATATTGTAACGGCAACAAATACTACCTGCACCAATTCAGACACCATAACAGTGAGCGTGGTGGATCCGCCGCAGATTACCGTAACAGCAAGCCCTGATGCAGTTTGTTCCGGCGGTGTTGCCAACCTGTTGGCTGAAAGCCCGGCAGCACAGTATTCAGTCAGCCAGATTCCGTTTGCCCCGTTATCAACCACGGCGGGTATCAACGTATCGCTTACTGACGAATCGGTTAGTGAAGCACTGCCCGTCGGGTTCTCTTTTAAATTTTATGGTATTGACTATTCGCAGTTTTATATCTCTGCCAATGGATTTATCACTTTTGATCCGTTTACTGGGGCAGGTTGCTGTTCAGGACAGTATTTGCCTAATTATAACTTCCTGAAAAACCTTATCGCCTTTGCATGGGAGGATCTGAACCCGGGGCTCGGTGGATCGGTCACTTACTACACTACCGGCACTGCACCAGCCAGAAAACTGGTGGTCACTTTCGATAATATTCAGCATTATCTCGGCGGTGATCCTGTTACCGTGCAGGTAATCCTCTACGAAACCTCCAATAAGATTGAGATTCATACAACCGCTATGCCCGGCAATCCTTCCACCAGCTGGCTGCCACATACCGAAGGCATTGAAAATGCAGATGGTACCGTTGCACTCACTGTTCCCGGAAGAAATGCAGATGCCACCTGGGCAGCGACGAATGATGCATGGAAGTTCAGCCTGCCGGAATATAATTATAGCTGGACACCGGCCGGCTCGCTTGACAATGCTGCGATTATGAATCCGGCTGCTTCACCATCGTCAACTACCACTTATACAGTCACTGTTACCGATCCGGCCTCACTGTGTGCAACAACCGGAACGGCTACCGTTAACGTATTGACTACACCCGTCGCCGGAACCATTGCTTCCAGCCAGGAACAGTTCTGCGAAAGTGGCCAGGCTTTGCTGACATTAAATGACTATTCTCCGGGAGCAACGCTTCACTGGCAACAGTCGTTGAACAGCGGTGGACCTTATACCAATATACCGGGTGCAACATCAGATCAATACAGTACACCATTGCTGAATACTACCACCTATTATGTAGTGAAAGTAAGCTGCCAGAATGCAATTACTTCTCCGGAGGAACCAATCGTAATCAATTATCCGCCGGATGGACCCGTTGGCATTGAAGGAGGGCATTGCGGCCCGGGTTCAGTACTGTTAGGTGCAACAGGTACCGGAAACGGCAGCCTTAACTGGTATTATGCTCAAACAGGAAATTCTTACCTCGGATCAGGTTCTCCATTCAATACACCGGTTATCAATACCACCACCACTTTCTGGGTGGAAGAAGGGTTGCCCGCGCCGGCACCATTAGCGACAGCTTATACCGGATTCTATTCGCAAACCGGCTCCATGTTCGATATCACGGCTGTCAATGAAGTATTCATTACCGGATTTGACGTTCATCTTCAATATGGCACCGGAGATTTTGAAATCTACTACAAGCAGGGATCCTATGCAGGGTTTGAACAAAATCCCGCGGCGTGGACACTTGCCGGTATTGCCACCGGTGTGCCGGCTGCAGGTTACGGACAGCCTACGGCCATACCTGCCGACTTCAGCATTCACATGGATGCCGGAGCAACATATGCTTTCTATATAGCTTCAACCAACTACAGCTATATCTATTACGATATCGGCACATCCGTTGGAAACGTTTATGCATCCGATGCGAATATCCAGGTTAAAGAAGGTGCCGCAGACTATTATCCGTTTGGTTACCCAAGTGCTCCATACAAATGGAATGGAACAGTGCATTACCTGGCGCCGGGCTGTGCCAGCGAAAGAGTTCCTGTACTTGCTACAATCTATTCGCCGCAAGTACTGGCTACAGCATCGGATAACGACATCTGCGAAGGTGATATGATTGAACTGAATGCAGAAAGCGCCACAACAGGTAGTTTCAACTATGAATGGTCGCCAGCAATTGCCGGCATGGATCCTCAGAATGGCATGGCGCAATCGGTTACGGTAGTACCGCCCGCATCGATGACTTTTACAGTTACAGTGACTGACCCCACTGCTGATTGTGATACCGTTGTATCGGTAAATGTGGTGGTGCATCCTACACCGGGCGTACTCATTGGCAATCTTGCAACCCAGTATTATGTCACCGATCCAGATGTGGTGATGGAAGGCATCCCTGCAGGAGGCATTTTCAGTGGGCAGGGTGTGTCAGGCAATGTCTTCAGCCCTTCAACAGTTGGTCCGGGTACCTATGCAGTCACCTATACTTACACAGATACACATGGCTGTACAGGTTCTGTTACGCAGGATGTACATGTAGTGATATTGTCGGGTATAGCAGGCCTTTATGATCAGTACGAATTACTCTTGTATCCTAATCCGGGTAATGGCCTTGTTACTTTGGATCTGAAACTTGCCAAACCTGCAGATGAAATAGTAATCAAAGTGTTTAATATGGTTGGTCAGCCTGTTTACGAAACTGCTTTAGGAAAAGCGGCTGATGAAATAAAGAAAACATTTGATTTCAGTCAATGGGCAGCAGGTTCCTATTACATGCAGGTGATTGTGGATGGAAAAACTTCCTACCGGAAACTGACCATTCAGCAATAG